One part of the Vitis riparia cultivar Riparia Gloire de Montpellier isolate 1030 chromosome 8, EGFV_Vit.rip_1.0, whole genome shotgun sequence genome encodes these proteins:
- the LOC117921169 gene encoding probable protein phosphatase 2C 55: MRMISGSKFISSKDGKNPKTKKDVHVKIGQTFVIAHGSCQFVRDLADNCSHIANKIKGFINPIDLLNHAYLETKVSGSSTACIITLNEWCLHAVNIGDNGFILLRNEEILYESPVQQHTYKTPYQLGNANDSPEEIKLTELEPGDIIIAGSAGLFNNLFTHEIKDLVIKEIRKDPAPSPDMIATEIAKNAIERSIDKYRFTPYSKAAWQAGKRHKGGKMADVTAIFAFILP; encoded by the exons atgAGGATGATATCGGGATCAAAATTCATATCCTCTAAAGATGGGAAGAATCCCAAGACGAAAAAGGATGTCCATGTTAAAATTGGACAAACATTTGTGATTGCACATGGATCTTGTCAATTTGTGAGGGATCTAGCCGACAATTGTTCCCACATAGCTAATAAGATCAAGGGATTTATCAATCCCATAGATCTTCTCAATCATGCCTATTTGGAGACCAAGGTTTCAGGATCATCTACAGCATGTATTATAACATTGAATGAATGG TGCTTGCATGCTGTAAACATTGGAGATAATGGCTTCATTCTCCTGAGAAATGAGGAAATTTTATATGAATCTCCTGTACAACAGCACACTTATAAAACTCCTTATCAATTAGGGAATGCTAATGATTCTCCAGAG GAAATCAAACTCACGGAATTAGAACCTGGAGACATAATAATAGCAGGAAGTGCAGGATTGTTTAATAATCTTTTTACTCATGAGATCAAAGATCTTGTGATAAAGGAGATACGAAAAGACCCAGCTCCATCTCCCGACATGATAGCAACGGAAATTGCCAAAAACGCAATTGAGAGATCGATCGATAAATATCGATTTACTCCTTATTCGAAAGCTGCATGGCAAGCCGGAAAGCGACACAAGGGTGGTAAAATGGCTGATGTAACTgctatttttgcttttattctACCATAA
- the LOC117919554 gene encoding uncharacterized protein LOC117919554: MSVSAKAKSSSEGWGMGFLLVFFPEDDPIINKKKNLFSSSSSSSSSSLKSTTRIHSSNIFTRAQSTISICALIVFITLLLFTLSTFEPTTIAASSPHSIASRRWLSEKSTASKLSATPKTSKPTRNSLFSTTWFRKEWRSNSQKSSSFALQGMGCLYRRGTRAMNDLVVGHVTEDVTQDQFRMFLRALYRSSISARTDVVLIFSSSSASSDLGPVVQEETESFSRLVRRYGELNSTSEESGVTSFDVTQFLKFGKKEKERREPLWGRRIRSNYSDPNSEEGEEAEPTRLRYGSMVGFEAAELDPENSLAGFLDHVPMSLRRWACYPMILGRVRRNFKHMMLVDVKSFVLLGDPLVRVRSKSTESVFLWTNPETLTPKGRKNSDKTQNRQKLVNSEIIMGGTRGVRRLSNAMLIEIVRAAMQRKGKSPFSESVLLNQLVSNGVLSKGVDLTISNESVPDSNSLAGVNSNSTSSSSLSKYSVVQRGNSNRDLNQIIMKDICSSTLDSSVYSDC; this comes from the coding sequence ATGAGTGTCTCAGCCAAGGCCAAGAGCAGTAGCGAAGGCTGGGGTATGGGTTTTCTTCTGGTCTTCTTCCCTGAAGACGACCCCATTATCAACAAGAAGAAGaatctcttctcttcttcttcttcctcttcttcttcctccttgaAATCCACCACGAGAATCCACAGCTCCAACATCTTCACCAGGGCGCAATCCACCATCTCCATCTGCGCCTTGATCGTCTTCATCACCCTCCTCCTCTTCACCCTCTCCACATTCGAGCCCACCACCATTGCAGCCTCCTCACCCCATTCTATTGCCTCCCGGAGATGGCTATCAGAGAAATCTACGGCCAGCAAGCTCAGTGCCACACCCAAGACCTCCAAACCCACCCGCAATTCCTTGTTCTCCACTACCTGGTTTCGAAAAGAGTGGAGGAGCAATTCGCAGAAATCATCCTCTTTTGCGTTACAAGGAATGGGCTGTTTGTACAGAAGAGGCACTAGAGCGATGAATGATCTTGTTGTCGGTCATGTGACCGAGGATGTTACTCAGGACCAGTTTCGTATGTTCTTGAGGGCATTGTATCGATCCTCCATCTCTGCCAGAACAGATGTTGTTTTAATCTTTTCTTCATCGTCGGCGTCGTCGGACCTTGGGCCTGTAGTTCAGGAAGAGACCGAGTCGTTCTCGAGACTAGTTCGTCGCTACGGCGAGCTGAATAGCACGAGTGAGGAGTCCGGAGTGACGAGTTTCGATGTGACCCAGTTCTTGAAATTTGgaaagaaggagaaggagaggAGAGAGCCGTTATGGGGTCGAAGAATTCGAAGCAATTACAGCGACCCAAATAGTGAGGAAGGGGAGGAAGCAGAGCCGACTCGGTTGAGGTACGGATCGATGGTGGGGTTCGAGGCCGCCGAGCTTGACCCGGAGAACTCGCTCGCCGGTTTCTTAGACCACGTTCCGATGAGTCTCCGCCGATGGGCTTGTTACCCAATGATACTCGGCCGAGTCAGGCGAAATTTCAAGCACATGATGCTTGTCGACGTGAAGAGTTTTGTGCTTCTCGGTGACCCACTCGTCCGAGTAAGAAGCAAAAGCACAGAATCAGTGTTTCTGTGGACAAACCCAGAGACTCTTACACCCAAGGGGCGCAAGAACTCGGACAAAACTCAGAACCGTCAGAAGCTGGTTAACTCGGAGATTATAATGGGTGGAACTCGAGGCGTTAGACGATTATCAAACGCAATGTTGATCGAAATAGTACGAGCAGCGATGCAACGCAAGGGTAAGAGTCCATTCAGTGAGTCAGTCCTCTTGAACCAGCTCGTCAGCAATGGGGTTCTCTCCAAGGGCGTAGATTTGACCATATCAAACGAGTCGGTTCCTGACTCGAACTCACTCGCCGGTGTGAACTCAAACTCAACTTCCTCCTCGTCTTTATCAAAGTATAGCGTGGTTCAACGTGGCAATAGTAATCGTGATCTTAATCAAATTATCATGAAGGACATATGTTCATCTACACTAGATTCTTCTGTTTATAGTGACTGTtag